One window from the genome of Haloprofundus halobius encodes:
- a CDS encoding ribonuclease H-like domain-containing protein, protein MRIENSFIPVRGVGEKTERRLWESGVTHWDEFERSAVGETTADRIETFIAEATDRLDAGDSRYFDAALPSSARWRLYENFRDDACFFDIETTGLDASYADVTTVSLHRGGETTTLVRGQDLAAETLREHFADAPLLVSFNGIRFDAPFLEESFDIDVDAPHLDLMYPCKTLGFSGGLKQIERDLGIERDRPDLSGRDAVRLWRQYERGDDEALDTLVSYNRDDTVNLRALADDVSSRLHDDVFADVLPQ, encoded by the coding sequence GTGCGAATCGAGAACAGTTTCATCCCCGTCCGCGGCGTCGGCGAGAAGACCGAGCGCCGCCTCTGGGAGTCGGGTGTCACCCATTGGGACGAGTTCGAGCGGTCCGCCGTCGGCGAGACCACCGCCGACCGCATCGAGACGTTCATCGCCGAAGCGACCGACCGCCTCGACGCCGGCGACTCGCGCTACTTCGACGCCGCGCTCCCGAGCAGCGCGCGCTGGCGACTGTACGAGAACTTCCGCGACGACGCCTGTTTCTTCGACATCGAGACGACCGGACTCGACGCCTCGTACGCCGACGTGACGACGGTCAGTCTCCACCGCGGCGGCGAGACGACGACGCTCGTCCGCGGGCAGGACCTCGCAGCGGAGACGCTGCGCGAGCACTTCGCGGACGCGCCGCTTCTCGTCTCCTTCAACGGTATTCGCTTCGACGCGCCCTTCCTGGAGGAGTCGTTCGACATCGACGTCGACGCGCCGCACCTCGACCTGATGTACCCCTGCAAGACGTTGGGGTTCTCCGGGGGACTCAAGCAAATCGAGAGAGACCTGGGAATCGAACGCGACCGGCCGGACCTCTCGGGCCGCGACGCGGTTCGTCTCTGGCGACAGTACGAACGCGGCGACGACGAGGCGCTCGACACGCTCGTCTCGTACAACCGCGACGACACGGTGAACCTCCGAGCGTTGGCCGACGATGTCTCGTCACGCCTCCACGACGACGTGTTCGCGGACGTCCTGCCTCAGTAA
- a CDS encoding helix-turn-helix domain-containing protein: protein MIVVEFTLDHSILREALQRAPGTKIVWERSNAVDGDRVRILVWVESDEFEAFERAAEEDPTVRSLSTVVATDSRRLYQTELRGEGLETSIYPLVVEEGGVIHDLTATHEGWQFRAEFPGRESFARCHAFCRERDVDFEFHRLFEEREESTVEEYGLTTAQRETLLAAVTGGYLEIPREQSLAELADELGISGNAASERFRRAVKTLVENALRPDDERKRASDGRPEREHSPAS, encoded by the coding sequence GTGATTGTCGTCGAGTTTACCCTCGACCATTCGATACTGCGCGAGGCGCTACAGCGGGCACCGGGGACGAAGATCGTTTGGGAACGGTCCAATGCCGTCGACGGCGACCGCGTCCGAATTCTCGTCTGGGTCGAGAGCGACGAGTTCGAGGCGTTCGAGCGGGCCGCCGAGGAGGACCCGACCGTCAGGTCGCTGTCGACAGTCGTCGCCACCGACTCCAGACGGCTCTACCAGACGGAACTACGCGGCGAAGGACTCGAAACGAGTATCTATCCGCTGGTCGTCGAGGAGGGAGGCGTCATCCACGACCTCACGGCGACTCACGAGGGGTGGCAGTTTCGGGCGGAGTTCCCCGGCCGGGAGTCGTTCGCTCGCTGTCACGCGTTCTGCCGCGAGCGCGACGTCGACTTCGAGTTTCACCGACTCTTCGAGGAACGAGAGGAGTCGACCGTCGAGGAGTACGGGCTGACGACCGCCCAACGCGAGACGCTCCTCGCGGCGGTGACGGGCGGCTACCTCGAAATCCCGCGCGAACAGTCGCTGGCGGAACTCGCCGACGAACTGGGAATCTCCGGAAACGCGGCATCCGAGCGGTTCCGCCGGGCGGTGAAGACGTTGGTCGAGAACGCGCTCCGTCCTGACGACGAGCGCAAGCGAGCGAGCGACGGACGGCCCGAACGAGAGCACTCCCCCGCGAGCTGA
- a CDS encoding DUF7344 domain-containing protein: MLGEDPDQNSTDVLFDLLSDARRRHLWYCLESATADVLSVDELARLIEEREPQTNDAEPPQHGHLAHELYHVHLPKFDEVGLAEFDAGELTVRPDSVPPLETVFDAETGLPVGESD, from the coding sequence GTGCTTGGCGAAGACCCCGACCAGAACTCGACCGACGTTCTCTTCGATCTGCTTTCGGACGCACGCCGCCGACATCTCTGGTACTGTCTCGAATCGGCGACGGCCGACGTTCTCTCGGTCGACGAACTCGCACGTCTCATCGAAGAGCGAGAGCCACAGACGAACGACGCGGAGCCGCCGCAGCACGGCCATCTCGCCCACGAACTGTATCACGTCCACCTCCCGAAGTTCGACGAGGTGGGACTCGCCGAGTTCGACGCCGGCGAACTGACGGTTCGTCCGGATTCCGTCCCGCCGTTAGAAACGGTATTCGACGCGGAGACCGGACTTCCGGTCGGCGAGAGTGACTGA
- a CDS encoding DUF5800 family protein — protein sequence MTVLSFDEQGVDVVYDGTEFRLEKELIEDATQKSYPDVTDHEVLKIVEKQPELSGEPRRIGDILA from the coding sequence ATGACTGTCCTCTCTTTCGACGAGCAAGGCGTGGACGTGGTGTACGACGGAACCGAGTTCCGCCTCGAAAAGGAACTCATCGAGGACGCGACGCAGAAGTCCTACCCCGACGTGACCGACCACGAGGTGCTGAAGATCGTCGAGAAGCAGCCCGAGTTGAGCGGCGAACCGCGACGTATCGGCGACATTCTGGCGTAA
- a CDS encoding polymer-forming cytoskeletal protein, whose product MPPGQDPLDALRIPDGTTVEEHDLVTDGDVIVGSQATVDFGVRGRNLAAGERASFGGDIEADGDCRLDMWCDVAGNVLVGDDAYLGERVHIGGRLMVSGDLDIGDDVEIDEGFEASGWIVIRNPVPTLVFYFIVLSQLLKLGERDAANELAAAMADGDEQRDPLVVPRGGHVSDDAWRVSTPARIGSDCRLHGNVRAESIRVGERDNIFGSLRARGDIFVGSDTRVHGDVTTRSGTVHVADDARVLGDVVCSDLVVHEGATVDGSMRARGEVKLVRSDMTREIE is encoded by the coding sequence GTGCCACCCGGTCAGGACCCGCTCGACGCTCTCCGCATCCCCGACGGAACGACCGTCGAGGAACACGACCTGGTCACCGACGGCGACGTCATCGTCGGTAGCCAGGCCACCGTCGACTTCGGCGTCCGCGGCCGGAACCTCGCCGCGGGCGAGCGCGCCTCTTTCGGCGGCGACATCGAAGCCGACGGCGACTGCCGCCTCGACATGTGGTGCGACGTCGCCGGCAACGTCCTCGTCGGCGACGACGCGTACCTCGGCGAGCGCGTCCACATCGGCGGTCGCCTGATGGTCTCGGGCGATTTGGACATCGGCGACGACGTCGAGATCGACGAGGGCTTCGAGGCCAGCGGCTGGATCGTCATCCGTAACCCGGTGCCGACGCTCGTCTTCTACTTCATCGTCCTCTCACAGCTGTTGAAACTCGGCGAGCGCGACGCCGCCAACGAACTCGCGGCGGCGATGGCCGACGGCGACGAACAGCGCGACCCGCTCGTCGTCCCCCGCGGCGGTCACGTCTCCGACGACGCCTGGCGCGTCTCGACGCCCGCACGCATCGGCAGCGACTGCCGACTCCACGGCAACGTCCGCGCCGAGTCCATCCGAGTGGGCGAGCGAGACAACATCTTCGGGAGCCTCCGCGCCCGCGGAGACATCTTCGTCGGCTCCGATACCCGCGTGCACGGCGACGTGACCACCCGGTCGGGAACCGTCCACGTCGCCGACGACGCGCGCGTTCTCGGCGACGTGGTCTGTTCGGACCTCGTCGTCCACGAGGGCGCGACCGTCGACGGCTCGATGCGCGCCCGCGGCGAAGTGAAACTGGTCCGCTCGGATATGACGCGCGAGATCGAGTAG
- a CDS encoding redox-regulated ATPase YchF: protein MLTIALAGKPNAGKSTFYTAATMADVDVANYPFTTIDANRGVTYARTECPCLDRDERCGNCEDGKRYVPVELLDVAGLVPGAHEGKGLGNQFLDELTNADVIVNVVDASGGTDEEGEPVEVGTYDPLDEVDFIEEEMDQWLAGIVDRNWESIERKSRSPDFDIDDALAELLTGFGASEYEVAASLREIDYPADPMQWTDEHREALARDVRARTKPIVLVANKVDIAPEENIRRLRETDKLVVPATADGELALRRAAEAGIVDYDPGDENFELVGDVTDAQRKGLEQIRDVMAEHGGTGVQQAINTAVYDLLDHLTAYPVQNESKWTDGQGNVLPDAFLLPRGSTPADLAYAVHSDIGEGYLHAVDAKSKRRISDSYELEEGDVIKIVSTAK from the coding sequence ATGCTCACCATCGCGCTCGCGGGCAAGCCGAACGCGGGCAAATCGACGTTCTACACCGCGGCCACGATGGCGGACGTGGACGTGGCGAACTACCCCTTCACCACCATCGACGCCAACCGCGGCGTCACGTACGCGCGGACGGAGTGTCCCTGTCTCGACCGCGACGAGCGCTGCGGCAACTGCGAGGACGGCAAGCGCTACGTCCCCGTCGAACTGCTCGACGTGGCCGGACTCGTCCCCGGCGCGCACGAGGGCAAAGGACTGGGAAACCAGTTCCTCGACGAACTGACGAACGCCGACGTCATCGTCAACGTCGTCGACGCCTCCGGCGGCACCGACGAGGAGGGCGAACCGGTCGAAGTCGGCACGTACGACCCGCTCGACGAGGTGGACTTCATCGAAGAGGAGATGGACCAGTGGTTGGCGGGCATCGTCGACCGCAACTGGGAGTCGATCGAGCGCAAATCACGGTCGCCCGACTTCGACATCGACGACGCGCTCGCGGAGTTGCTCACCGGTTTCGGCGCATCGGAGTACGAGGTGGCCGCCAGCCTCCGCGAAATCGACTACCCCGCGGACCCGATGCAGTGGACCGACGAGCACCGCGAAGCCTTGGCGCGAGACGTGCGCGCGCGGACGAAACCCATCGTTCTCGTCGCCAACAAAGTCGACATCGCCCCCGAGGAGAACATCCGACGACTTCGTGAGACCGACAAACTCGTCGTCCCCGCCACGGCGGACGGCGAACTCGCGCTTCGTCGCGCGGCCGAGGCGGGCATCGTCGACTACGACCCCGGCGACGAGAACTTCGAACTCGTCGGCGACGTGACCGACGCCCAGCGGAAGGGCCTCGAACAGATTCGCGACGTGATGGCCGAACACGGCGGCACCGGCGTCCAGCAGGCGATAAACACCGCCGTGTACGACCTGCTCGACCACCTGACGGCGTACCCCGTCCAAAACGAGTCGAAGTGGACCGACGGGCAGGGGAACGTGTTGCCCGATGCGTTCCTCTTACCCCGGGGGTCGACGCCCGCGGACTTAGCCTACGCCGTCCACTCCGACATCGGCGAGGGCTATCTCCACGCGGTCGACGCCAAGTCGAAGCGCCGCATCTCGGATTCCTACGAGTTGGAGGAAGGCGACGTCATCAAAATCGTGAGCACGGCGAAGTAG
- a CDS encoding PadR family transcriptional regulator, with translation MNDLTGFQRDLLFVCAGHDHPSGQDIKVHIEEYLGGEVNNGRLYPNLDILVEAGLVEKGTLDQRTNYYELTEKGRNAIRQRWAWERRQHGRASDARSDNTVGSSAD, from the coding sequence GTGAACGACCTGACTGGCTTCCAACGAGACCTGCTGTTCGTCTGTGCGGGACACGACCACCCCTCGGGACAGGACATCAAAGTCCACATCGAGGAGTACCTCGGCGGCGAGGTCAACAACGGTCGTCTCTACCCGAACCTCGACATCCTCGTCGAGGCGGGCCTCGTCGAGAAAGGAACCCTCGACCAGCGGACGAACTACTACGAACTGACCGAGAAAGGCCGCAACGCCATCCGCCAGCGCTGGGCGTGGGAGCGGCGCCAGCACGGCCGCGCGTCGGACGCGCGTAGCGACAACACGGTCGGCAGCAGCGCCGACTAA